Sequence from the Hemibagrus wyckioides isolate EC202008001 linkage group LG28, SWU_Hwy_1.0, whole genome shotgun sequence genome:
catggtcaTTTCATTGGCGAACttaatgatgtggttggagctgtgcattgctgcacagtcatgagtcagcaaagtgaacagcagtggactgagcacacagccctgaggagctccagtgctcagtgtggtggtgctggagatgctgtttcCAATCCAGACTgactcccagtcaggaaatccaggatccagctGCAGAAAGAGGTGTTCAGGCCTGGCAAGcccagcttctcaatcagctgctgagggatgattgtgttgaatgctgaactgaaatctatgaaccgCATTCGTACGTATGATTATACGTAAATTatactgtagatagatagatagatagatagatagatagatagatagatagatagatagatagatagatagatagatagatagatagatactttattcatcacaATGGAAAATTTTGAACATTGTATTTTTCATCTCAACAAActtgctttgattttttttcccacatccTCCCCTATATGAAGATGTCTGTGTTTATCAGGTGAGTAAACTATtataaaatatgataaattCATTGTCTTACTGATGATAGCAGCACAAAAAATCTTAAATTATGTTATAATTAGACCAGTGCTCAGTCAGGGTTAAATGAGTTACCATGGTAACCGCTCCAAGTGATGGTTTAttgtgggtaaaaaaaaatcacatttgatTGTTCTAGAAACACAGTTGTTGAACTGTTTATCAAAGGTTTAACATGTGTTCAGTTTAACTTGATGATTGGTGCAGACATCATACAACTGGAACAAATtgaatttacacaacattttttgttaaaatctTTGTGGTAAAATGATTGGCATGCCAATACATACAGTATGAAGCCATGTATAAAACCTTAACACTGTTTTATTCACTTCCACAGAGTGACAGAAAATggacagaagaagagagaaagaaaatgcagAAATCTGCTCTACTGACTAGTGAGTATGGAAGGAGATACAAATGTAAACACACCTGTTCATTTTTACAGTCTGAAGTGTTCAATAATGAGATCTCCAGTAAGAATGTAGTCTGAAATTCACAGCTTGTCACATTCTCCATTCAAGATTTCAAGAATTTACACTTTATAGAGAAAGTTTATTTTATAGACAGGAAAAAACTTGAATATGAACTAGAGTCGAGtctataaaattttaaaatgttataatgAGTAAAAGTTTAAAATACATCAGCAATTTTACtgaaatataataatgtttctctttatCAAACTCATTACTCACTTCAGTTTTcatgttaaataattataaatagtcATTTTGACTTTATTCATAACAAGTGCTGTTTCTGTAGCTGATCACTGGTTATGACCACATTAATCATTCAGCTCACTCTCctgaccatttttttttaaatcactggaacataaagaaaagaaaatctcagAACTGGAGATTCAGCAGAAAACTGagttagcaaaaaaaaacaaagagcttgaagagaaagagagtcttctaactgagagagagacacagctaatggaaagagacaaacagcttcaggagaaagacagacttctgacagaaaatacacaaacactgcagatgaaggacAAGACactggaagagaaggagaaacagCTCAGAGAGATGAATATGATGCTACAAAAAAATCAGACACAGTTGAAGGATAAAGAGAGACAACTGGAAAGTGTGGTGAAAGAACTGGAAACCAGTAAAAACAAGCTAACAGAAAGAGATGaacagcttcaggagaaagacagacttctgacagaaaatacacaaacactgcagatgAAAGATGAGACACTGGAAGAGAAGGAGACACTGCTCAAACAGACAAGAGCTGAACTGGACAACACAATGAAGgaatttgaagacagtcagagacacatggaggagaaaaacacacaactagagaatctgaacaaactgctgagggaaaaagaaacacagcTGAAGAACACAGATAAAGAGCTGGAAACCAGTACAAATCAACTGGAGACACTGGGACAGGAACTGCAGGACAAGCAGAGACAACTAGAGGACATGATGATCGTAGTGGAGCAACAGAAAACTGagttaacagaaaaaaacaaagagcttgaagagaaagagagtcttctaactgagagagagacacagctaatggaaagagacaaacagcttcaggagaaagacagacttctAGAGGAGAAAACAAAGCAGCTGCAGGAACAAACAGATCCAGAATCATCAGCCCCCATCAGGAGAAGACACAGCAAGGAAGAGTTTCCTCCAAATAGTGAGTAATTTGTCAAATTAAACAATTATAAAATGCTTCTCAGAAGGTCAGTGTTTCCAAATGGTAAATATTCACTTAATAAATTATCAcataaaatatactgtaatgATCCTTAATAGTGCAACTCTTCAGATATTATAAGGAAGTGTAATTTAAACAGTGACAGGGGTtagttatagtgtataagacAACTTTCATGATCTCATCTGTCTAACTTTACCTTCTGAAGAATGTCTTTCTCATTCTGACTGCTTCTGATGTTTCCTAGTGAGTGGAGAGACTCAGGACTCAGCACCAATCAGGAGAAGAAACAGTATGGATGGAGATCGTCCAACATGTAAGTGATTaatgattgttgtgtgtttagtgtgtaactCATCAGGAGTTTGAGAGTAAAAGAGATgagtataaagagagacagcagacagatttaggtacttaaatttatatttaattacagTAAAAATATCAATATTGTAAAGCTGATataaaacatggacaaaaagaaataatgaaaaaatatctAACAGGTAAAAGTCTGCTAAATATCTCATGATTCTGATCAGCatgacagaaaagcatttcCCCTATCGTGAGTTTGCCGTTGTTGTTGGAGAAGGATGGATGGC
This genomic interval carries:
- the LOC131348272 gene encoding putative leucine-rich repeat-containing protein DDB_G0290503 gives rise to the protein MQKSALLTKKKISELEIQQKTELAKKNKELEEKESLLTERETQLMERDKQLQEKDRLLTENTQTLQMKDKTLEEKEKQLREMNMMLQKNQTQLKDKERQLESVVKELETSKNKLTERDEQLQEKDRLLTENTQTLQMKDETLEEKETLLKQTRAELDNTMKEFEDSQRHMEEKNTQLENLNKLLREKETQLKNTDKELETSTNQLETLGQELQDKQRQLEDMMIVVEQQKTELTEKNKELEEKESLLTERETQLMERDKQLQEKDRLLEEKTKQLQEQTDPESSAPIRRRHSKEEFPPNMSGETQDSAPIRRRNSMDGDRPTLGGESSSPHSPVSVPVAELRLVLLGRTGSGKSASGNTILGREEKNQAATSTATSTVTQQSESTQGEVTGRKVTVVDTPDWFSPELSLEKLRQDVGLCVRLSTPGPHAFLLVIPVKQPTGEERGMLEKMEEIFGERCWRNTMIIFSVTDELQKKNIEEFIQSGDQEVQRLVEKCGKRFHCLNIKESGDDSQVSELLEKIEKMVEGSRKNLRRS